TTTCCTACCCCGAGACGCTGGCTAGAAACTTGCCGCGTGTTCCGTGCGCCCGAAGTCGCTGACGATCCACGGTTCAGCAACGACGTTGATCGACACCAAGCATGGCGCAGCATCGAGGCGATCTTTCAAGCGGGAGTCGAAAATGTTCCCCGCGACGAGATCGTCGCCGATGCCTTGCGGGTGCGCGTCGTCGCCGCGAAAGTCGCATCACCGGATGACCTCTGGACCGATCCTCACCTGAGACATCGCCATTATTGGCAAGAACTCGACGACAACGGAATCAGCAGACCAATGCTCGGACCGCTGTATCGGTTCACCCCCCATGCCTCGCGGAACATCAGCCGGCCACCGAGGCTTGGCGATTCCACCAAGGAGATCCTTGAGGGTGTCGGCATCTCGATTGACGAGCTAGAACTTCTACGAAATATCGGTGTCGCATGACTGCATCCAATCGATCCATGCCCAAGCAATTCGTATCCGCCGGACACGCTCCGAGCCCCCGAAAGCCACTCACAGGCCTACGCATCGTCGACATCACGACGGCCTGGGCCGGACCGATGGCAGGTCGCGTGCTCTCGTATCTAGGGGCGGACGTCGTCCACGTCGAGGCCCCGCAACGCATCGATTCGTGGCGAGGACCGCTAAATGGCGGCGATCACCGGCGATATCCTGACGGTGAGTACGGTGCACGGCCCTATAACCGCAGTTGCATGTTCAACACCCAGAACCAAGGCAAACGCGCGGTCGGGATTGATCTGAAACAGCCCGGCGGGGTTGCCCTACTAAAGAAGCTCATCCGAGTGTCCGACGCCGTACTGGTCAACTTCACACCGGGCGCATTGGCGCGAATGGGACTGGGCACCGACGTACTCAGGCTAGAAAACCCCAACATCGTAGTCATCGAAATGCCCGGGTTCGGCAGCGAAGGACCGATGTCCGCTCAGGTTGCACTGGGGCCAACGATGGAAGGCGCTTCAGGTATGGCCTACTTCGTCGGATACGGCGACGGGCGCCCCTACGTCACAGGACCCGCATATCTGGATCCCATCGGCGCCTTCAATGGCGCGGCGACGGTCGTGACAACGCTCATGGCACAACGACGCGATCACGCGATCGAACGCGCCGAACTCCCGCAATGCGAAGCTGCTATGCACTGGATCGGCGAACTACTGCTCGCCGGGATTGCCGGACAATCACATACCCCAGACACGCCAAACGCTAGTCAGCACGCTGAACCACACGGGGCTTATCAGTGCGCGGGCGATGATCAGTGGGTCACCATCTCGATCGAGAGCGATCTGCAGTGGGATCGCCTTTGCCAGGCCATGGGGAATTCTGACGCCGCTGGCAAATTCCACAACGCAATAACCCGACGGCGCAAAAGAGCCGAGGTCACCGAGATCATCTCTGCGTGGACCCGGCGCCTGGATAAGCACCAAGTCGCGGCAATTCTCCAGGAGACCGGGATACCAGCGGCACCGGTCTGCTCAGGCGAAGACGTAGCGAACAGGGAGGACCTACAGGATGCGGGGTTCTTCCAGGAGTTCGAGCACCCAGACGCCGGCAAGCACCTATACCAAGGTCTGCCCTTTCGGATAGGGGATTCGCTGTTGAAGGCGGACCGACCTGCCCCCGTATTCGGGCAGCACAACGAAGAAGTCATCAAAGATCTGCTGGGAGTCTCTGACTCGTGCTATGACGACCTGGTCGACGCGCGAGTTGTCGCGTCGACACCTGAGGCTTAAACGCATCGACCACACCCGTTCCACTACGCCCATCCGACCAGACCCGAAGGAGCCCAGAGGATGACTACAACAGACACGACATCTGTGAACAAGCACGAGTATGAGGCTGTGAATACGGCAGAGTTGTCCGCCAACGCCATCCACAGCGATGGAATGGCGAAGGAATATGGCTTCAAGGGCGCGCTGGTGCCTGGTAGCGCTACATACTCGCATGCGTTGACGACTGTCATGGCCGCGTTCGGGGAACAATGGTTCACCGGGGGTAGTGCCTTTCTCCGGTTTCCATCTCCAATCTATACCGGCGACAAAGTCGTCGTGGAGATTGCCGGAACGGGAGCCGGCGAAAGCACGCTGACCAGTAGTGTCGCCGGCGAGGTTCGTGCGAGTGGATACGCGGCCGCTGTCTCACATGCCAAGGCTCCCAAGACGTTTCCTCTTGTAGAAGCGCCGCCAGAACCGGTGCACATCAGCGAACCGGACATACTCGACAACCCGTGGCTCGGATCGGCCGAGCTCGCAACCGACGAGTCGCTTCTCGAGGAATACCGAGCGAAGATTCTGTTACCTGGTGGCTTGGCTCAGCAACTCGGAGTGGTCCACCCTGGCTATCTGGCGAGCAGCTATACGGCCATGATGCATCCTAATTTTGCCCGTAAGGGCCCATCGGTGCACGTCTCCACTCTGCTCAACAGCCATAAGCCGGCGCCTGTGGGCGAACCGCTGTCGCTTCGTGGCCGTATAGAGCGGCTTTATGGCCGCAACGGACATCGTTACTGGATCCTTGAGCTGGCCTGGTACGACACGGCTGAGGACCTCGTGATGCATGCCGAGCACACGGCGATCTATCGGTTGCGGCCACCGAAGAAGTAATTGCCTGCTCACCCCTCCGAGACGCTCCAGATCGGTCAGAGTTATGAATCCAGGCATCCCGACGTCCAGTCGCTTTGAGTTTTCGCGTGACGCGAACGGGATCTGCTAGCTGTTATGTTGCGGCACCTTCACGTGGAGTGTTAGTTCATGTTGGCGACCGCGAGCCCAACTACTGGAATCTTCGCCGGACGGGCAGACGCATCCACAGTTGCTCGTGAACCGGTTACTCCGTCAGATGTGCTTTTGCCCCAGGCCTGATTCGCCGATAATAAATACTTCGCAATTCTGCGTAGCGCCAGGGGAGTGGTCGGCCGTGGCGGCGTCGTCTTCGTGAATGACCTAGCGCCCGCTGTGGGTGCTGAGGTATTCAGCTAGGGCGTCGCGCATGACGTCGCTTGTGCGACGGTGCTGATGGTGGGCGATCGCCTCAAGCTGGTCGTTGACAGCCTGGGAAAGTCTGACCTGGCGGACCTTGGAATGTTGCCCAGGTGCGGCGTCCGGGTCGATTGAGGGTCGCCCACCGAGCGCACGTTCGAGCACCGTTTTCCCGTAGGCCGCCGCCTGATCGCCGCGCCGTGCGGTGGCCGAGTTCTTCGGTAGAGTCATTTCGGTCTCGGCCCACTCGGCTGCGGCGTCGTAGTCTTTCGTTGTCATGAGGGGTCCTTCATTCTGTTCAGGTGCTTCTGACGGGCTTGCATCACGTGGAAGATGTGTAGGTCCCGCGGCGGGACTAGTTCGACCATCACTTCCAGCAAGGGCCCGCCGAGCTGGCGTGGAGGGCCGATGAACAGCGTCGGTCGTAGATGGCCTGGCACGCGTGGCTCATCGAACTCTTCTTCTACATAATGCGCGTTGCCGATCGCATGCAGAGCGTCTTCGTGTGGGATTCCATGTTTGTCGGCGCTGCCGGCCCACGTAATCGCCACACCGGTAATGTAGTACACAACCCCGCACTCTGCAACCCGAAGGCGGCAAGAGCTACCGTTTTCGTTGGGTGCCGCGCGG
This genomic interval from Antricoccus suffuscus contains the following:
- a CDS encoding MaoC/PaaZ C-terminal domain-containing protein, with product MTTTDTTSVNKHEYEAVNTAELSANAIHSDGMAKEYGFKGALVPGSATYSHALTTVMAAFGEQWFTGGSAFLRFPSPIYTGDKVVVEIAGTGAGESTLTSSVAGEVRASGYAAAVSHAKAPKTFPLVEAPPEPVHISEPDILDNPWLGSAELATDESLLEEYRAKILLPGGLAQQLGVVHPGYLASSYTAMMHPNFARKGPSVHVSTLLNSHKPAPVGEPLSLRGRIERLYGRNGHRYWILELAWYDTAEDLVMHAEHTAIYRLRPPKK
- a CDS encoding CaiB/BaiF CoA transferase family protein; translation: MPKQFVSAGHAPSPRKPLTGLRIVDITTAWAGPMAGRVLSYLGADVVHVEAPQRIDSWRGPLNGGDHRRYPDGEYGARPYNRSCMFNTQNQGKRAVGIDLKQPGGVALLKKLIRVSDAVLVNFTPGALARMGLGTDVLRLENPNIVVIEMPGFGSEGPMSAQVALGPTMEGASGMAYFVGYGDGRPYVTGPAYLDPIGAFNGAATVVTTLMAQRRDHAIERAELPQCEAAMHWIGELLLAGIAGQSHTPDTPNASQHAEPHGAYQCAGDDQWVTISIESDLQWDRLCQAMGNSDAAGKFHNAITRRRKRAEVTEIISAWTRRLDKHQVAAILQETGIPAAPVCSGEDVANREDLQDAGFFQEFEHPDAGKHLYQGLPFRIGDSLLKADRPAPVFGQHNEEVIKDLLGVSDSCYDDLVDARVVASTPEA